In the Deinococcus arcticus genome, one interval contains:
- a CDS encoding peptidoglycan D,D-transpeptidase FtsI family protein, with product MEVKIRARSHLMRILALLMFLTLVWAYAQLEWGAPQGARKKVVQARGTVLSADGRVLATSVDGQRVYPQGTLAGQLLGMMGDTEGLEGLEHAYDGPLMAGQNLKLTIDTGIQASAESALARAVPEHQGEYGAVVVMETRTGRVLAAASYPPFDPGTWRSSSEGARRNRAFLDRFEPGSTVKALVVGAALNESLTTRNTLYDTPMSRFVGGRWGSRIGDSVAHPTTLTTEGVLQYSSNVGMTHIVERFPKERMRGYLEAYGFGREVPLPAVPAASGQLQPLSRWSDLVRATNSFGQGMSSTTLQLAAAFNVLANDGRYLSPRLVEGETGQERRDVLRPEVARETRAMLQTVVKRISGTAGLDGYDLAGKTGTAQVVVDGRYSSSIYDSVFAGFFPAESPRVTIAVMVHGAKVRYHGSMLAAPIFRAISADVLSGWGVVPPVQEGDGKE from the coding sequence GTGGAAGTGAAGATACGCGCCCGTTCTCACCTGATGCGCATTCTGGCCCTGCTGATGTTCCTGACCCTGGTCTGGGCCTACGCCCAGCTGGAATGGGGTGCGCCGCAGGGGGCCCGGAAGAAGGTCGTGCAGGCGCGCGGCACCGTGCTGTCGGCCGATGGCCGGGTGCTGGCCACCAGCGTGGACGGTCAGCGGGTGTATCCGCAGGGCACCCTGGCCGGGCAACTGCTGGGCATGATGGGCGACACCGAGGGCCTGGAGGGCCTGGAACACGCCTACGACGGCCCCCTGATGGCCGGGCAGAACCTGAAGCTGACGATTGACACCGGCATTCAGGCCTCGGCCGAATCGGCGCTGGCCCGCGCGGTGCCCGAGCATCAGGGCGAATACGGCGCTGTGGTGGTCATGGAAACCCGCACCGGGCGCGTGCTGGCCGCCGCCAGCTACCCCCCCTTCGACCCGGGCACCTGGCGCAGCTCCTCTGAGGGCGCCCGGCGCAACCGCGCCTTCCTGGACCGCTTCGAGCCCGGTTCCACGGTCAAGGCCCTGGTGGTGGGCGCCGCCCTGAACGAGAGCCTGACCACCCGCAACACCCTGTACGACACGCCCATGAGCCGCTTCGTGGGCGGGCGCTGGGGCAGCCGCATCGGCGACAGCGTGGCCCACCCCACAACGCTGACCACCGAGGGCGTCTTGCAGTACAGCTCCAACGTGGGCATGACCCATATCGTGGAGCGCTTTCCCAAGGAGCGCATGCGCGGGTATCTGGAGGCGTATGGCTTCGGGCGCGAGGTGCCGCTGCCGGCGGTCCCGGCTGCCAGTGGGCAGTTGCAGCCCCTGAGCCGCTGGAGCGATCTGGTGCGCGCCACCAATTCCTTCGGGCAGGGCATGAGCAGCACCACCCTGCAACTGGCGGCGGCCTTCAACGTGCTGGCCAACGATGGCCGTTACCTCTCGCCCCGGCTGGTGGAAGGCGAAACCGGCCAGGAGCGGCGCGACGTGCTGCGCCCGGAAGTGGCGCGCGAAACCAGGGCCATGCTGCAAACGGTGGTCAAGCGCATTTCCGGCACCGCTGGCCTGGACGGCTACGACCTGGCCGGCAAGACCGGCACCGCGCAGGTGGTGGTGGACGGCCGCTATTCCAGCAGCATCTACGACAGCGTGTTCGCCGGCTTCTTTCCGGCCGAAAGCCCCCGCGTGACCATCGCAGTTATGGTGCACGGCGCCAAGGTCAGATACCACGGCTCCATGCTGGCGGCTCCCATCTTCCGCGCCATCTCGGCAGATGTGCTGTCGGGCTGGGGCGTGGTGCCCCCGGTGCAGGAGGGGGACGGGAAGGAGTGA